Proteins found in one Deltaproteobacteria bacterium genomic segment:
- a CDS encoding TonB-dependent receptor, with protein MAKRRGQDMERTAVMSEKKFAGRIGWCVLAVAAALCVLADTAWSQTANGRVEGRLVRKDDGIPVDGARIAVKDGAAQVVTDEEGAFAIELPPGSYTLLVTHADFPNGATRSVTVEAGMTASVSIEISSDADLAADEYVVTEKHKEGSVASMLDERKNADAVADVIGSEQIAKSGDSSTASALKRVTGLTLVDDQFIYVRGMGERYSATMLNGSILPSPEPERRVVPLDIFPAGMLRGVMIQKTYSPDLPGEFGGGAVLLETRGLPDGFVADAGVSGNWHAGTTGERGLMYEGGSTDWLGIDDGDRQLPGNIDDASADQPLLERDRFSDRGYTADELEQFGEDMPNVWELRREDVPMDTGASVFVGHRVRPFGIPLGGMLGVSYDNSRDLAKTEKSYYIVGAGDELELQHQYNFETLEHSVNLGGILGLGLEITPDHTIKSTTMLLRITDDETRVYEGRNRDVATDIEVSRIAWIERQMFYQQVAGEHVIRPLWDVELDWRFNYAKATRDEPDRREARYDFDTQSSTWLLSDRPEGNQRIFSDLGDELQDIGVDLKAPFRVWNALDASVKTGATLVDRVRDVGTRRFKYQHKGPASGDPNVLRRDLEDIFTSANIGSDGFQFEEVTRQTDNYEADQDLLGVYAMADLPVVVDEVRIVGGARYEQSKQAVETFELFNPDQEPVVADLDTTDVLPAANVAWSVRPDMILRAAYGRTLSRPDFREMSPATYNDVTGGRELFGNPDLERTLIDNSDIRWEWYFASGEAVSLGLFHKSFKKPIESIVVPSAQQSVTYENADGATNYGVEIDFRKDFAFAMPELRDLYLMGNYAWIQSQVELGDDSGLSTEKERALQGQSPWVVNATLGYDQLDWGTSATLLYNVFGPRIVEVGAFNAPDIMEEPVHQLDFVASQKIPWGFKVSLKAKNLIDLEVRRTQGDEITERTFKGREIGLGLSWHYE; from the coding sequence GTGGCAAAACGAAGGGGACAGGACATGGAGCGCACGGCAGTGATGAGTGAAAAGAAATTTGCCGGTCGAATCGGCTGGTGCGTGCTGGCGGTCGCCGCGGCGCTTTGTGTGCTCGCCGATACGGCATGGTCGCAAACGGCCAACGGCCGCGTCGAGGGACGCCTTGTGCGCAAGGACGACGGCATTCCCGTCGACGGCGCGCGCATCGCGGTGAAGGACGGCGCGGCGCAGGTGGTCACGGACGAGGAAGGCGCGTTTGCGATCGAACTGCCTCCCGGTTCCTACACGCTCCTCGTCACGCACGCCGATTTTCCGAACGGCGCGACGCGATCGGTCACCGTCGAGGCCGGAATGACGGCGAGCGTGTCGATCGAGATTTCGTCGGACGCGGACCTCGCCGCCGACGAATATGTCGTCACGGAAAAACACAAGGAAGGCTCCGTGGCGTCGATGCTCGACGAACGCAAGAACGCCGACGCGGTGGCCGACGTCATCGGCTCGGAACAGATCGCCAAGTCGGGCGATTCGAGCACGGCCTCGGCGCTCAAGCGCGTCACGGGCCTGACCCTCGTGGACGACCAGTTCATTTACGTGCGCGGCATGGGTGAGCGTTATTCGGCGACGATGCTGAACGGATCGATCCTGCCGAGCCCCGAACCCGAGCGCCGCGTGGTGCCGCTCGACATCTTTCCCGCCGGCATGCTGCGCGGCGTGATGATCCAAAAGACGTATTCGCCCGACCTGCCCGGCGAGTTCGGCGGTGGCGCGGTTCTGCTCGAAACGCGCGGGTTGCCCGACGGCTTCGTCGCGGACGCCGGCGTGTCGGGCAACTGGCACGCGGGGACAACCGGCGAGCGCGGCCTGATGTACGAGGGCGGCTCCACCGACTGGCTCGGTATCGACGACGGCGACCGACAACTGCCCGGCAACATCGACGACGCCTCGGCCGATCAGCCGCTGCTGGAACGCGACCGCTTTTCGGATCGGGGCTACACGGCCGACGAGCTCGAACAGTTCGGCGAGGACATGCCCAACGTATGGGAACTGCGCCGCGAGGACGTGCCGATGGACACCGGCGCGTCGGTCTTCGTCGGCCACCGCGTGCGCCCTTTCGGCATTCCGCTCGGCGGCATGCTCGGCGTCTCGTACGACAACAGCCGGGATCTCGCGAAGACCGAGAAGAGCTACTACATCGTCGGCGCCGGCGACGAACTGGAACTCCAACACCAGTACAATTTCGAGACGCTCGAGCACAGCGTCAACCTCGGCGGCATCCTCGGGCTCGGGCTCGAGATCACGCCCGACCACACGATCAAATCGACAACGATGCTGCTGCGGATCACGGACGACGAAACGCGCGTGTACGAAGGGCGCAACCGCGACGTCGCCACCGACATCGAGGTTTCGCGCATCGCGTGGATCGAGCGCCAGATGTTCTATCAGCAGGTCGCGGGCGAACACGTCATCCGGCCGCTGTGGGATGTTGAGCTCGACTGGCGTTTCAACTACGCCAAGGCGACGCGCGACGAGCCCGACCGCCGCGAGGCGCGCTACGACTTCGACACGCAAAGTTCCACGTGGCTGCTCTCCGACCGCCCCGAGGGAAACCAGCGGATCTTTTCGGACCTGGGCGACGAGTTGCAGGACATCGGCGTCGATCTGAAAGCCCCGTTTCGCGTGTGGAACGCGCTCGATGCGAGCGTGAAGACCGGCGCGACGCTGGTCGATCGCGTGCGCGACGTGGGCACGCGGCGCTTCAAGTACCAGCACAAGGGCCCGGCGTCGGGCGATCCGAACGTGCTTCGACGGGATCTCGAGGACATCTTCACCTCCGCGAATATCGGCAGCGACGGGTTCCAGTTCGAGGAAGTCACGCGCCAGACGGACAACTACGAGGCGGACCAGGATCTCCTGGGGGTGTACGCGATGGCGGATCTGCCCGTCGTTGTGGACGAGGTCCGCATCGTGGGCGGCGCGCGATACGAGCAGTCGAAGCAGGCGGTCGAGACCTTCGAGCTGTTCAACCCCGACCAGGAGCCCGTCGTTGCCGATCTCGACACCACCGACGTGTTGCCCGCGGCCAACGTCGCGTGGTCGGTCCGGCCCGACATGATCCTGCGCGCAGCGTATGGACGCACACTATCCAGGCCGGATTTTCGCGAAATGTCACCTGCAACATACAATGATGTCACCGGCGGGCGCGAATTATTCGGCAACCCCGATCTGGAACGCACGCTGATCGACAACTCCGACATCCGTTGGGAATGGTATTTCGCCTCGGGCGAGGCCGTGTCGCTCGGCCTGTTCCACAAGAGTTTCAAGAAGCCCATCGAGTCGATCGTCGTGCCCAGCGCGCAGCAGTCGGTCACGTACGAGAACGCCGACGGCGCGACGAACTACGGCGTCGAGATCGACTTCCGCAAGGACTTCGCCTTCGCCATGCCCGAACTGCGCGACCTCTACCTCATGGGCAATTACGCGTGGATCCAGTCGCAGGTGGAACTCGGCGACGACTCGGGGCTTTCCACCGAAAAGGAACGCGCGCTGCAAGGGCAGTCGCCCTGGGTGGTGAACGCCACGCTCGGCTACGACCAGCTCGACTGGGGTACGAGCGCCACGCTGCTCTACAACGTCTTCGGCCCGCGCATCGTCGAGGTCGGCGCGTTCAACGCCCCCGACATCATGGAAGAGCCCGTGCACCAGCTCGACTTCGTGGCGTCCCAGAAGATCCCGTGGGGATTCAAGGTCAGCCTGAAGGCGAAGAATCTGATCGATCTGGAAGTCCGCAGGACGCAGGGCGACGAGATCACCGAGCGCACGTTCAAGGGCCGCGAGATCGGCCTCGGCCTGTCGTGGCACTACGAATGA
- a CDS encoding TolC family protein, with translation MIRIFAFLTFFTLAANVASAESLTLDDARARAESAHPDLKAARYERDAAFWQLTEAAGHYLPTGRVEEIYLRSNNPVAAFGTDLNQGTFSLMDFQMSDPNEPDIAEDYITRLSVEQPIFAGGRITSGVVGANQMKKAAEAGVDQVAQNVRYEVERSYLDVLRATRFVDLTKQVVSTMERHRQTAGDAFAGGLVLESEVLQADVYLAKARVSLLETENNRRLALAKLNYLMGENQDAVWDLAEPPSDACEFPETPALIDVAWIDRADLAAMEHRVRAAKAAKFGAAGAFLPQVGVRGEYDFHDEEDLFGDQAEDWTVYVAAKWELFSGFRDASRTAKAAADQKVAETRLRQMREGIALETRRYALELESARRKLDTARTAVTQATRHLEIMTNRYEQGLVKIAEVLDAQTAQTEARTGELNLTYDLVLARRALLHAVGATDCDALSSKPSNN, from the coding sequence ATGATTCGGATTTTTGCCTTTCTCACCTTCTTCACATTGGCGGCGAACGTCGCCTCAGCGGAGTCCCTCACCCTCGACGACGCGCGCGCGAGGGCCGAAAGCGCCCACCCCGATCTGAAGGCCGCGCGGTACGAGCGCGATGCCGCGTTCTGGCAACTCACCGAGGCGGCGGGCCACTACCTGCCCACGGGACGCGTCGAAGAAATCTACCTGCGTTCCAACAATCCGGTGGCGGCGTTCGGAACGGATCTGAACCAGGGCACGTTTTCGTTGATGGACTTCCAGATGTCGGACCCCAACGAGCCCGACATCGCCGAGGACTACATCACGCGCCTGTCGGTCGAGCAGCCGATTTTCGCGGGCGGTCGCATCACCTCGGGCGTCGTGGGCGCGAACCAAATGAAAAAGGCCGCCGAGGCGGGCGTGGACCAGGTCGCGCAAAACGTGCGCTACGAGGTCGAGCGTTCGTATCTGGACGTGCTGCGCGCGACGCGTTTCGTGGATCTGACGAAGCAGGTGGTGAGCACAATGGAGCGCCACCGCCAGACGGCGGGCGACGCCTTCGCGGGCGGGCTCGTGCTCGAAAGCGAGGTGCTGCAGGCCGACGTGTATCTCGCCAAGGCCCGCGTTTCGCTGTTGGAGACCGAAAACAATCGCCGCCTCGCGCTGGCGAAGCTCAACTATCTGATGGGCGAGAATCAGGACGCCGTGTGGGACCTGGCCGAACCGCCATCGGACGCCTGCGAGTTTCCCGAAACCCCCGCGCTGATCGACGTTGCGTGGATCGACCGCGCGGATCTCGCCGCAATGGAGCACCGCGTTCGCGCGGCGAAAGCGGCGAAATTCGGCGCCGCCGGCGCGTTCCTGCCGCAAGTGGGCGTGCGCGGCGAATACGATTTTCACGACGAAGAGGATCTGTTCGGCGATCAGGCCGAGGACTGGACCGTGTACGTCGCGGCGAAGTGGGAACTCTTTTCGGGATTTCGCGACGCGTCGAGGACGGCGAAGGCCGCGGCCGATCAGAAAGTCGCCGAGACGCGGCTGCGGCAGATGCGGGAGGGCATCGCGCTCGAAACGCGCCGCTACGCGCTCGAACTCGAATCGGCGCGACGCAAGCTCGACACCGCCCGCACGGCGGTCACGCAGGCGACGCGGCATCTGGAGATCATGACCAACCGTTATGAGCAGGGTCTCGTGAAGATCGCCGAGGTGCTCGACGCGCAGACGGCGCAGACCGAGGCGCGCACCGGCGAGCTGAACCTGACGTACGACCTCGTCCTCGCGCGTCGCGCGCTGCTGCACGCGGTCGGCGCGACGGACTGCGACGCCCTGTCCTCGAAACCCTCAAACAACTGA
- a CDS encoding efflux RND transporter periplasmic adaptor subunit, with the protein MKIRRYLPAMLGATLLLGATACSGSHDGAAPAPKPTAEVSVRTLSTQDGAATFQSVGRVKNVRESVLTSKVMGTVVEVRVKSGDAVKKGDLLIRVDDRDMQGQVQQAGGGLAQAEAAHAIAKTNLARFEDLFAKGSASQAELDKARYEFESAAGALKAARGAVATAGSMAGEARVAAPFDGRVVDTLIEQGEMVAPGRPLVKVEGESKLEFETTVDERDVRELRVGQAVSVSLDLSRDEQREARGEISEIVPASDTGTHTTTVRIALAETEGLRSGAFGRVSFPRAAGGPVAVAVPADRIVRRGQLAGVFIVDGADTVRLRLVREGRARGGEVEILSGLADGDRLVVSDIASLIDGQQAKVQP; encoded by the coding sequence ATGAAGATCCGACGATATCTCCCCGCGATGCTCGGCGCGACGCTGTTGCTGGGGGCGACCGCCTGCTCCGGTTCGCACGACGGCGCGGCCCCCGCGCCCAAACCCACTGCCGAGGTTTCCGTGCGTACGCTGTCCACGCAGGACGGCGCGGCGACGTTTCAGTCGGTGGGTCGTGTGAAGAACGTGCGCGAGTCGGTGCTGACCAGCAAAGTGATGGGCACCGTGGTCGAGGTGCGCGTGAAGTCGGGCGACGCGGTGAAGAAGGGCGACCTGCTGATCCGCGTGGACGACCGCGACATGCAGGGCCAAGTGCAGCAGGCGGGCGGCGGGCTCGCGCAGGCCGAGGCGGCTCATGCGATCGCGAAAACCAACCTGGCGCGTTTTGAGGACCTGTTCGCCAAGGGCAGCGCGAGCCAGGCCGAACTCGACAAGGCGCGATACGAATTCGAATCGGCCGCGGGCGCGCTCAAGGCCGCGCGCGGTGCGGTCGCGACCGCGGGCAGCATGGCGGGAGAGGCGCGCGTCGCCGCACCCTTCGACGGCCGCGTGGTCGATACCCTGATCGAGCAGGGCGAGATGGTCGCCCCGGGCCGACCGCTCGTGAAGGTCGAGGGCGAGTCGAAGCTGGAGTTCGAGACGACCGTGGACGAGCGCGACGTGCGTGAACTGCGCGTCGGGCAGGCCGTCAGCGTGTCGCTCGACCTGTCGCGAGACGAGCAGCGCGAAGCCCGCGGCGAGATCAGCGAGATCGTGCCTGCTTCCGACACCGGCACGCACACCACGACGGTGCGCATCGCCCTCGCCGAAACCGAGGGGCTGCGCAGCGGCGCGTTCGGGCGCGTGAGCTTTCCCCGGGCGGCCGGCGGTCCCGTCGCCGTCGCCGTGCCCGCCGACCGCATCGTGCGTCGCGGGCAGCTCGCGGGCGTGTTCATCGTGGACGGCGCGGACACGGTGCGCCTGCGCCTCGTGCGCGAGGGCCGCGCGCGCGGCGGGGAGGTCGAGATTCTCTCCGGCCTCGCCGATGGCGACCGCCTCGTCGTGTCCGACATCGCATCGCTCATCGACGGCCAGCAGGCGAAGGTGCAGCCATGA
- a CDS encoding efflux RND transporter permease subunit, protein MTTAKHESASNAAAAEVLRHRYERKKLGISGRIAAAFLDSKLTPLIVLFALFLGGMAVVMTPSEEEPQIVVPMVNVFVQYPGASAREVEQLVATPMEKLLWEIPGVDHIYTISQPSGAMAIVRFKVGEPEEQSLVKIYNKMHGNMDRIPIGVSPPLIKLRGIDDVPIFALTLHSREYDHHMLRRVAAEVATEMKKIPDISETSLIGGARRQVRIELDPARLAGVGASPLSVYQAVAQANANLPAGSFDENNRNVLVEVGDWFRDADELGRVVVSVFNGRPVYLSDVATVSDGPEEVRDYVFHLDGAGTDHAHKTPAGDFAEEAAVTIAVAKRRGANATWLAEKLRAVVDEQRGRTIVSGIDATVTRDYGRSAKEKSNELIRHMLEATVAVALLMALALGLREAAVVIVAIPVTLALTLFTSYLFGYTLNRITLFALIFSIGILVDDAIVIVENINRHHKMNWGPLKVMAPYAVDEVGNPTILATIAVIFALLPMAFVSGMMGPYMSPIPINASAAMAFSLAVAFIVTPWTAKGLIRLTERLGMKGRDHGHDGDDRVTRVYRAIMTPLVRSPKRRNVFLLGVVAALLVSVSLFVPRWAKVKMLPHDNKAEFQVIVDLPEGSTLEATAAATREIAARLAAEPVVRDVQVHVGTAAPINFNGLVRHYFLRSGAHQGDVQVNLIEKHARDEKSHDIAKRLRPAIVEIASRHGAVASVAEVPPGPPVLSTIVAEIYGPEAAGQLELAKNLKDVFASTPGVVDVDWYVEADQPEARLIVDKDKAALSGVSTEHITNTLGLALTGRPAGLLHTDREREPVKLQVVIPRALRSSARDLTSIRVHGADGRLVPIAELVREELSSEDRFIYHKDLRRVVYLNAEVSGADESPVYALLDMKDRVAAMAAPGGGTAMQLWSGMPASETTYSVKWDGEWQVTYEVFRDMGIAFAVVMVLMYILVVAWFKSFSTPLIIMAPIPLALIGIVPGHWLTGNFFTATSMIGFIALAGIVVRNSILLVDFVEQEREAGATLADAVLAAGAIRFKAIVLTAIAAAIGGIVMFTDPIFGGLATSLVFGVGVSTALTLVVIPLLYYAVESRRERRAAAQPKEASA, encoded by the coding sequence ATGACGACCGCGAAGCACGAATCCGCATCGAACGCGGCCGCCGCCGAGGTGCTGCGTCACCGCTACGAGCGAAAGAAGCTCGGCATTTCGGGACGCATCGCCGCCGCGTTTCTCGACAGCAAGCTCACGCCGCTCATCGTGCTCTTCGCGCTGTTTCTCGGCGGCATGGCCGTCGTGATGACGCCGTCCGAGGAAGAGCCGCAGATCGTCGTGCCGATGGTCAACGTCTTCGTTCAGTATCCCGGCGCGAGCGCCCGCGAGGTGGAGCAGCTCGTCGCGACGCCGATGGAAAAGCTGCTGTGGGAGATCCCCGGCGTCGACCACATCTACACGATCTCGCAGCCCTCCGGCGCGATGGCCATCGTGCGCTTCAAGGTCGGCGAGCCCGAGGAACAGAGCCTCGTCAAGATCTACAACAAGATGCACGGCAACATGGACCGCATCCCCATCGGCGTGTCGCCGCCGCTCATCAAGCTGCGGGGCATCGACGACGTGCCGATCTTCGCGCTCACGTTGCACTCGCGCGAATACGACCACCACATGCTGCGCCGGGTCGCCGCCGAAGTCGCGACCGAGATGAAAAAGATCCCGGACATCAGCGAGACGTCGCTGATCGGCGGTGCGCGCCGCCAGGTGCGCATCGAGCTCGACCCCGCCCGTCTCGCGGGCGTCGGCGCGTCGCCCCTGTCAGTCTATCAGGCCGTCGCGCAGGCGAACGCCAATTTGCCCGCGGGCTCGTTTGACGAAAACAACCGCAATGTGCTGGTCGAGGTGGGCGACTGGTTCCGCGACGCCGACGAGCTCGGCCGCGTGGTGGTGTCCGTCTTCAACGGCCGTCCGGTTTATCTGTCCGACGTCGCGACGGTGAGCGACGGACCCGAGGAGGTCCGCGATTACGTGTTCCACCTCGACGGCGCGGGCACGGATCACGCGCACAAAACGCCGGCCGGCGATTTTGCCGAGGAGGCCGCAGTCACCATCGCCGTGGCGAAACGGCGCGGGGCGAACGCCACGTGGCTCGCCGAAAAACTGCGCGCCGTGGTGGACGAGCAGCGCGGACGCACCATCGTGTCGGGTATCGACGCGACCGTCACGCGCGACTACGGGCGTTCGGCGAAGGAGAAGTCCAACGAGCTGATCCGCCACATGCTCGAGGCCACCGTGGCCGTCGCGCTGCTGATGGCGCTGGCGCTCGGCCTGCGCGAGGCGGCCGTCGTCATCGTGGCGATTCCCGTCACCCTCGCGCTCACGCTCTTCACCAGCTACCTGTTCGGCTACACGCTCAATCGCATCACGCTTTTCGCGCTGATCTTTTCGATCGGCATCCTCGTCGACGACGCGATCGTCATCGTCGAAAACATCAACCGTCACCACAAGATGAACTGGGGACCGCTGAAGGTCATGGCGCCCTACGCGGTCGATGAAGTCGGCAACCCGACGATCCTCGCCACCATCGCCGTGATCTTCGCGCTGCTGCCCATGGCGTTCGTCTCCGGGATGATGGGGCCCTACATGAGCCCGATCCCGATCAACGCGTCGGCGGCGATGGCGTTCTCGCTCGCGGTCGCCTTCATCGTCACGCCGTGGACCGCAAAGGGGCTGATCCGGCTCACCGAACGCCTCGGCATGAAGGGGCGCGACCACGGCCACGACGGCGACGACCGCGTTACGCGCGTGTACCGCGCCATCATGACGCCGCTCGTGCGTTCGCCGAAGAGACGAAACGTGTTCCTGCTCGGCGTAGTCGCGGCACTGCTGGTTTCCGTCTCCCTGTTCGTGCCGCGCTGGGCCAAGGTCAAGATGCTGCCGCACGACAACAAGGCCGAGTTCCAGGTGATCGTCGATCTGCCGGAGGGCTCGACGCTCGAGGCGACCGCCGCCGCGACGCGGGAAATCGCCGCGCGCCTCGCGGCCGAGCCGGTCGTGCGCGACGTGCAGGTGCATGTCGGCACCGCCGCGCCGATCAACTTCAACGGCCTCGTGCGTCACTATTTCCTGCGCAGCGGAGCGCATCAGGGCGACGTGCAGGTGAATCTGATCGAAAAACACGCCCGCGACGAGAAGAGCCACGACATCGCCAAGCGCCTGCGCCCGGCGATCGTCGAGATCGCGAGCCGTCACGGCGCGGTGGCGTCGGTCGCCGAGGTCCCGCCCGGGCCGCCGGTGCTCTCGACGATCGTGGCCGAGATCTACGGCCCCGAGGCCGCCGGGCAGCTCGAACTCGCGAAAAACCTGAAGGACGTTTTTGCATCGACGCCGGGCGTGGTGGACGTGGACTGGTACGTCGAGGCCGATCAGCCCGAGGCGCGGTTGATCGTCGACAAGGACAAGGCGGCGCTCTCGGGGGTCTCCACCGAGCACATCACGAACACCCTTGGCCTCGCTCTCACCGGTCGCCCCGCGGGCCTGCTGCACACCGACCGCGAGCGCGAGCCCGTGAAACTCCAGGTCGTGATCCCGCGCGCGCTGCGCTCTTCCGCCCGCGACCTGACCTCGATCCGCGTGCATGGCGCGGACGGGCGTCTTGTGCCGATCGCCGAGCTCGTGCGCGAGGAGCTGTCCTCCGAGGACCGCTTCATCTACCACAAGGATCTGCGCCGCGTGGTGTATCTGAACGCCGAGGTCTCGGGCGCGGACGAAAGCCCCGTCTACGCGCTGCTCGACATGAAGGACCGCGTTGCGGCCATGGCCGCCCCGGGCGGTGGAACGGCGATGCAGCTCTGGTCCGGCATGCCCGCGTCGGAGACGACGTACAGCGTGAAGTGGGACGGTGAGTGGCAGGTGACCTACGAGGTCTTCCGCGACATGGGCATCGCGTTCGCGGTCGTCATGGTGCTCATGTACATCCTCGTCGTCGCGTGGTTCAAAAGCTTCTCCACGCCGCTCATCATCATGGCGCCGATTCCGCTGGCGCTCATCGGCATCGTCCCGGGTCACTGGCTGACCGGCAACTTCTTCACCGCCACCAGCATGATCGGCTTCATCGCGCTGGCGGGCATCGTGGTGCGCAACTCGATTCTGCTCGTCGATTTCGTCGAGCAGGAACGCGAGGCGGGCGCCACGCTCGCCGACGCCGTGCTTGCCGCGGGCGCGATCCGCTTCAAGGCCATCGTCCTCACCGCCATCGCCGCGGCCATCGGCGGCATCGTCATGTTCACCGATCCCATCTTCGGCGGGCTGGCGACCAGCCTCGTCTTCGGGGTCGGCGTCTCCACCGCGCTCACCCTCGTGGTGATTCCGCTTCTCTACTACGCCGTCGAATCGCGCCGCGAACGGCGCGCGGCGGCCCAGCCGAAGGAGGCATCCGCATGA
- a CDS encoding DUF2892 domain-containing protein, protein MTVNDYIRLIAGAFVVASVALGVLWTPWALAFTAFVGVNLLQSAFTRACPMISLLRKLGVPETSAR, encoded by the coding sequence ATGACCGTGAACGACTACATCCGACTCATCGCGGGCGCCTTTGTGGTCGCCAGCGTGGCCCTCGGCGTCCTGTGGACACCGTGGGCGCTGGCCTTCACCGCCTTCGTCGGCGTGAACCTCTTGCAGAGCGCGTTCACCCGCGCGTGCCCCATGATCTCGCTGCTGCGTAAACTCGGCGTTCCCGAGACGTCGGCGCGCTGA
- a CDS encoding sigma 54-interacting transcriptional regulator, whose product MADFALAPFIRFVLDDIEDAIFVVDDAQNLVYCNASARHLTGASLDDVIGRHCSAVFGGAGDEAYCVFQELRGRDEPHPGSHAVIRRSDGLRIPVEIRLTRVPADVAGAPLMIGRIRDLSVLDRLQAEAAGRWRFSNIVSRSPAMLRIFELVRAIAETDVSVLVTGESGTGKELVARAIHDLSPRREGPFHAVNCGALAPEILDSEIFGHEKGAFTGAVRQKPGRIELANGGTLFLDELGDMPAPLQVKLLRVLQERTFERVGGTRTLEMDARIIAATNVDLTRAVNDGRFRQDLYFRLAVVPIHLPPLRERREDIELLLEHHLRVAAERFHRSEKRFSETALRALINHDWPGNVRELINVVEYALAVAPGAVIEPRDLPPSFLNSDDAAARTLRAIEDAAKRAGRGESELTDVTVPPRVEREKIVAALARHRRHRDAAAAELGISRTTLWRWMKELGLR is encoded by the coding sequence GTGGCCGACTTTGCGCTCGCGCCGTTCATCCGGTTCGTTCTCGATGACATCGAGGACGCGATCTTCGTCGTCGACGACGCGCAGAACCTCGTCTATTGCAATGCGTCGGCCCGGCACCTCACCGGCGCGTCGCTCGATGACGTGATCGGCCGCCACTGCAGCGCGGTCTTCGGCGGCGCGGGCGACGAGGCGTACTGCGTGTTCCAGGAACTGCGCGGGCGCGACGAGCCCCACCCCGGCAGCCACGCGGTGATCCGGCGAAGCGACGGGCTTCGCATCCCGGTCGAGATCCGCCTGACGCGCGTCCCCGCCGATGTCGCGGGCGCGCCGCTCATGATCGGTCGCATCCGCGACCTGTCGGTGCTCGACCGATTGCAGGCCGAGGCCGCCGGGCGCTGGCGGTTTTCCAACATAGTGTCGCGCTCGCCCGCGATGTTGCGCATCTTTGAGCTGGTGCGTGCCATCGCCGAGACCGACGTGAGCGTGCTGGTGACCGGCGAATCCGGCACGGGCAAGGAGCTCGTCGCGCGCGCGATCCACGATCTGTCGCCGCGCCGCGAGGGGCCGTTCCACGCGGTCAACTGCGGCGCGCTCGCGCCCGAGATCCTGGACAGCGAGATCTTCGGCCACGAAAAGGGCGCGTTCACCGGGGCCGTGCGCCAAAAACCCGGGCGGATCGAACTCGCGAACGGCGGCACGCTTTTTCTCGACGAGCTGGGCGATATGCCCGCGCCGCTGCAGGTCAAATTGCTGCGCGTGTTGCAGGAACGCACCTTCGAGCGCGTCGGTGGCACGCGCACGCTGGAGATGGATGCTCGGATCATCGCGGCGACCAACGTCGATCTGACGCGCGCCGTGAACGACGGCCGATTCCGTCAGGATCTGTATTTCCGGCTCGCGGTGGTGCCGATCCACCTGCCGCCGCTGCGCGAACGGCGCGAAGACATCGAGCTGCTGCTCGAGCATCACCTGCGCGTCGCCGCCGAGCGTTTTCATCGGTCGGAAAAGCGGTTTTCGGAAACCGCGCTGCGCGCACTCATCAATCATGACTGGCCGGGCAACGTGCGCGAGCTCATCAACGTGGTGGAGTACGCGCTGGCGGTCGCGCCGGGCGCGGTGATCGAACCGCGCGACCTGCCGCCGTCGTTTTTAAACTCCGACGACGCGGCCGCGCGAACGCTGCGCGCGATCGAAGACGCGGCAAAGCGCGCCGGGCGCGGCGAATCGGAATTGACGGACGTGACCGTGCCGCCGCGCGTGGAACGCGAGAAAATCGTCGCGGCTCTGGCGCGCCACCGGCGCCATCGCGACGCCGCGGCTGCGGAACTCGGGATCAGCCGCACGACGTTGTGGCGATGGATGAAGGAACTCGGCCTTCGCTGA